The genomic DNA GATCGAGTTGGCGATCTGCGCCGTCAGCTTTTCCTGGATCTGCAGGCGCTTGCCATAGGCATCCACGACGCGCGCCAGCTTGGAGATGCCGACCACGCGGCCCCGCGGCAGGTAGCCGACATGGGCGCGGCCGATGATCGGCGCCATGTGGTGCTCGCAGGTGCTTTCCAGCCGGATGTCGCGCAGGACGACCATCTCGTCATAGCCTTCCACCTCCTCGAAGGAGCGCTGGAGCAGCTCGACCGGGTCCTCCTCGTAGCCGGCGAACCATTCGCGATAGGCCTTGGCCACGCGCTTGGGCGTGTCAAGGAGCCCCTCGCGGCCGGGATTGTCGCCCGCCCAGCGCAGCAGCGTCCGGATGGCGTTCTCCGCGTCCTGCTGCGTCGGCAGGGGCTCGTCCGGCTCCTGGTACGGAGGGAAGGGTGTGCTGATCAAATTCCGTTCCTCTGTTTCCATCCCCGGCCGGGGGACGGGGTGCGGCCCGCGCGGCGTCCGCCGGCATCCGGCGGGGCTGGCCGTTGCAGCGCCCGCTTCCGTCCGGCAACCGGTTTTGGCAGGGGTGCGGGAGGTTCCGCAACCATGGCGCGTATCAGTTCAGGATGACGCGCCCTTCGGGACTGTCCAGGCTGAAGGCGGGGATCTCGACATCGAAATTCTCGCCCGAGCCGGTGGCCACCATGTGATAGGCACCGCGCATGAAGCCCGAGGGCGTGGGCAGCGGTGTGCCGGAGGTGTATTCGAAGCTCTCCCCCGGCTCCAGGATCGGTTGCTCGCCCACCACTCCGTCGCCATGCACGCGCTGGGTGCGGGCCATCGCGTCGGTGATCAGCCAGCTTCGCTTCAGGAGCTGCACGGTCTCCCGACCGCCATTCTCGATCTCGACGCGATAGGCCCAGACGTAGCGCCCTTCCTCCTCCGAGGACTGGTCGGCCAGGTAATAGGTCCGCACGCTGACGCGGATTCCACGCGTGACGGCGACATAGGCATCTTGGCCAGCCATTCTGCTCAGCCTCCCGGAATCAGGTATGGCAACAGCCAGATAGGCGGAAACGGAAGCGGAATCGAGCTTCACGCAGAAGTTTCCCTGGATCGGGCGGCCCGGCCCGGCCCGGGGCTTGGCCCGGGCGCGGGGAGCGACGAGGCTGCGGCGCCCAGGGTGATGCCTGGGGGCCGCCCAGGGTGCCACGCGCGCCCCGGGGCGGCGGAGCGGGGCCTGCCGCACCTGTTCCGGCCCCCTATCGGGAGACGCCCTTCTTGCTTCTGCTGACCCGCCGCGCCGGCCTGTCGCTCCTGCCGCTGCTTGCCCTGCCGCTGGCTGCCCTGCCTCTGCGGGCAGGGGCGCAGCAGGGGCCGCCGCCCAGCCTCCAGGCCGCCGGGCGCCGGCTCGTGCTGAACGGCACCGGCCGGCGGCGGGTCTTCCTGTTCGAGGCCTTCCGCGCGGCGCTCTACCTGGAGACGCCCAGCCACGACGCGGAGTCCATCCTCGCCTCGCGGCAGGTGAAGCTGCTGATCCTGCGCTATTCCCGCGACATCCCGCGCGACCGGCTGGTGTCGGGCTGGGAGGACGGGTTCCGCGAGCGCTGCGCCTGCGCCATGCCGGACGACTTCCGCGCCCGGCTGCGCGACCTGCGGGAAGGGGAGGAGGAGACCTGGCTCTTCCTGCCCGACTATGTGGAGATCGCCTATGCGGGCGAGCGCCCGGTGCGGATGAACAATCCCCTGGGCGCGCGCATGCTGTCCGCCTTCATCGGCCCCAAGGCCCAGAGCAGTGCCCTGAGCCAGGGGCTGCTGGGGCTGTCCTGACCGCCCGCGACGCCGCCCGCCGGTGGCCGGGGGCCCATGCCGATGTGCCCCCTGGCCGATGGAGGTTCCGGCTTGGCTCCCTGGAGCCGGCCGGACGGCATGGCGCCGGAGGCATCTGTCCCTTCATCCTTGCCGCAGGGGCGTGCCACCATGTGCGTCACTTTAGGGTTTTAATCTTTTAGGATTTTAGGCCTTTATTTGACCGGGTGGGTAGTGGTCAACCTTCGGAGTGGTTGAAGCCTTGCCAGGATAGTTTAAGGATTAAATTCCTATACCCTGCGGCGGGTGGGAAGGCAAGGAAGGCTTGCGGAGCGATGGCCCTGCCCGTCCGCGCGGCGAGTCCGGCTGCGGCGCTCGTGGCCCGGGGGAAGGCTCCGCCTTGCCCCCGATAACCCCCATCCGCCAGGAGCCGGTGGCTCCTGGACCTGCCTTTCATTGGCTCCGGCTGCGGCCGGATCGCGCTGGAGAGCTTCGCTCTTCGGTGACGGCCAGTTCCGGGAGCGCGGAGAGGGTGTCTTCAGCTTCTTGGTGCCTGCCGTGCCCGCCAGTCCTGTGGGATGAACCGGCGGGGCTGTGGCGGAAGTGGCGGGCGCCAGGGCATCGGGTGCAGGGCCCGCAGGGTCCTGCCGGTGAGGGGGGGCCGGGGCGAGAGGCGGCGCCTCTCCCCCGGGGCTGGCCAGGGGATGCCGCGCCGGACCCTCGCCGGCGCGTTCAGCCGGTGGTGTCAGCCGGTGGTGTCAGCCGGTCTGGCGGGGGACGGCTTCGTGGTGGCGGATCACCTCCTTCACCACGAAGGCCAGGAACTTCTCGGCGAATTCCGGGTCCAGCTTCGCGTCGACGGCCAGGCGGCGCAGCCGCGCGACCTGCTCCGCCTCCCGCGACGGGTCGGCGGGCGGGAGGTGGTGCTCGGCCTTCAGATGGCCGACGCGCTGGGTGCAGCGGAAGCGTTCCGCCAGCATGTGGATGATCGCCGCATCGATGTTGTCGATGCTGTCGCGCAGGGATCTGAGTTCCGGCAGGATGGCCGGTGCCGCTTCTGTCATCGGCGAAGCCTTCTTGATGAGATGTCGGGCGCCTCGCGCGGGCGCCTCCGCACCCCCCGATTAGACCAGGGGCGTTCCGGCGGGAACGCCGTGGCGCCCCGGCTTAAGCGGGGGGCAGGGCGCGCGCGTCAGGGTGCGAGCAGCGCCCGGACCGCCTCCATCTCCACCTCCTCGATCCGGGCGGGATGCCAGCGCGGCGACTGGTCCTTGTCCACCACCACGGCGCGCACCCCTTCCGCGAAGTCCGGCTGGCGGATCACCCGGCGCGCCAGGGCACGCTCGGTGCGGAGGCAGGTGGCGAGGTCGTGTCCGCCGCCGATGCGGAACAGTTCCCGCGTGACGCAGAGGCTCATCGGCGACATCCGGCGCAGCGTGGCGATCTGCTCCGCGGCCCAGCCGGTCCCCTCGGCCTCCAGCGCCTCCAGGATATGCGGCACGGTGCCGGCGGCGAAGCAGCGGTAGATGGCCTCCGCCTGCGTCGTCACCGCGCCATGCGGGGCCGGACGCGTATGGGCCGTGATGGCGGCCTCGGCGTCGCCTTGCAGGAGGGCCTGGCGCAGGGCCGGCAGTTCCTCCGCCGGGCAGAAATGCGTGGCCAGCCCGGCCTCCACCGCCTCGGCCCCGCGCAGCCGGGCGCCGGTCAGGCCCAGCCAGTTCCCGAGCGCGCCTTCCAGGCGTGGCAGGCAGTGGGAGGTGCCGACATCGGGGAAGAAGCCGATCGCGGTTTCCGGCATGGCGAGCAGCGCCTTTTCCGTCACCACGCGGTGGGAGCCGTGCAGCGAGACGCCGATGCCGCCGCCCATGCAGATCCCGTCGATCAGGCTGACCCAGGGCTTGGGGAAGGCCGCGATGGCCCCGTTCAGCGCGTATTCGGTGGCGAAGAAGTGGTCGGCCGCCACGCCGTCCCCGTCCAGAACCGACTGCCGGATGAGGCGGATGTCGCCGCCCGCGCAGAAGGCGCGGCCGCCCAACCCTTCGAGGAGCACCAGCCGCACCGACGGGTCCTCGCCGAAGCGGCGCAGGGCCTCGGCCAGCGCGTCGATCATCGTCTGGTCCAGCGCGTTCAGCGCCTTCGGCCGGTCGAGCTGGATCACCCCGGCGGCGCCCTCGATCCGCGTGGCGATTCCCGTGGCGTTCCCCATCTGGCCCTGGCTCATCCGCATTTCCTCCTGTCCGTCGCGCATCATGGCACCGGAGAGGCGGTTGACGGCAACCGGGGGGACCCGCAGTTTCCGCGGCCATGACGACCCATCTGGTGCGCTTCGAGGATGTGGAGAAGCGCTACGACGCCGGCGCGCCGGCGGTGCGTGGCCTCAACCTCTCCATCCGGCGGGGGGAGCTGCTGACGCTGCTGGGTCCCTCCGGCTCGGGCAAGACCACGACGCTGATGATGCTGGCGGGCTTCGAGCAGCCGAGCCAGGGGCGCATCCTGCTGGACGGCAAGGACATCGCCCATACCCCGCCGCACCGGCGCGGCATCGGCGTGGTGTTCCAGTCCTATGCTTTGTTTCCGCATATGACCGTGGCGGAGAACATCGCCTTTCCGCTGGAGGCGCGGGGCGTGGCGAGGGCGGAGCGCGAGGCCCGCGCGCGGCGGGCGCTGGAGACGGTGCGCCTGCCGGGCCTGGGCGACCGGCGGCCGGCGCAGCTTTCCGGCGGGCAGCAGCAGCGCGTCGCCCTGGCGCGTGCCCTGGTCTTCGAGCCGCCGATCGTGCTGCTGGACGAGCCGCTGGGCGCGCTGGACAAGTCGCTGCGCGAGGAGATGCAGTTCGAGATCCGCCGCCTGCACCGCGAGCTCGGCGTGACGATGATGTATGTCACCCACGACCAGGGGGAGGCGCTGGTGCTGTCCGACCGCGTGGCGGTGTTCCGGGGTGGCCGCATCCGGCAGCTTGCCCCGCCGCGCGACATCTACGACCGGCCGGCCGATGCCTTCGTGGCCGGCTTCGTCGGGGAGAACAACAGCCTGCCCGGCCATGTCCTGGCCATGGAGATGGAGGAGGCGCGCATCCGGCTGGATTGCGGCGTGGTGGTGCGGGCCACCGCCGCGGTGGGCGTGGGGCCCGGCAGCCGCTGCATCGTCGCGATCCGGCCGGAGCGTCTGGCGGTCGCGCCCATGCGGGCGGAGGAGATGGGCGAGGATGCGGTGCCGGCGCGGCTGGAGGAGATCGTCTTCGGTGGCGACCACCTGCGCCTGCGCCTCTCGATCGGCGCAACAGGGGGCGGCGAAGGGGAGGGGGCGCGGGCCGAGGTGATCGCCAAGCGGCCCGCGACCGGCGTGCTGCCCCAGCCCGGCGGCCCGGCGGCCCTGGCCTGGGATTTGTCGCAGGCCATCGCCTTTCCCGTGGAATGACGGCGCCCTCTGTTGGGGGCGTGCCGGGTCAGCCCTGCAGGAGGTTCGGCGGCAGCAGCGCGGCGCGTGGCCCGATGGGCTGCCACTCCATCCGGCGCGGGTTCCGCCGCAGGAGGCCGTGGCCCAGCCGGGCCTCGACCGTGCGCCGCAGGCCCGCATCGAGGGTGACGCGCGGCACCCAGTTCAGCAGGTTCCAGGCGGGCCGGGTGTCCACCGCCGTTTCCAGCTCGTGCGGGCGGGGCGGCAGGGCGCCGTAGACCGGCTCGACCGAGGGGTCGATCAGGTCCACCAGCTTCTGCACCACGTCGCGCACCGAATGGGCGACGCCGGTGCCGACCTCGATGCTCCGGCCGAGCGCCGCCTTGCTGACGCCGGCATGCACCAGCGCGCCGACGATGTCGTCCACATAGGTCCAGTCGGCGAGGCGGGCACCGTTGCCCAGATGCGGCGCCCGGCCATGGCGCAGCTCCTCGATCACGTAGGGCACCAGCTTGCTGGCGTCGCGCTGGCCGGGGCCGTAGGTCATGGCGATCCGGATATCGACGCAGCGCATGTCGTAGAGGCTGTCGAACAGCCGGGCATAGGCGGTGGCGGCGGCCTTCGAGGCGGCGTAGGGCGAGCGCGGCGCCTCGTCCGGCGCCGAATGCGCCTCGACCGAGCCGGCCAGCACCACGCGCTCGACGCCCCGCCCGGCGGCGGCCAGCAGGATGTTGACGGTGCTCACGAGGTTGTCGCGCAGCGTGGGCAGCACGGCTTCGGCGCTGCGCGAGCCGGTCACCGCGGCGCTCATGTGGAAGATGATCTCGGGCTGCGTCAGGCGGAGGAGCGACTCGATCTCGCCCGGCACCGCCGGGTCGCAGCGCCACCAGAGCGGCGCGGCCTCGCCGTCCTCGTCCTGCGGGATCTCGCCGCGGGTGGTGCCATGCACCTCGGCGCCGGCTTCCAGCAGGGCACGGCACAGGGCGCTGCCGATGAATCCGCGCGCACCCGTCACGAGAACGGAACGGCCCCGCAGGGCGGCCAGGATCGGATCATCGCTGCCGGGTCGGATCATCTCACACCCATGATCAGTCATTCGGAGTGGATCAAAATTGATATGATTCGAGCCGTTTATCAAGAATTTCGTTTCTTTTTATGGATCATGCCGCGAAATCTTGCTGCGATGCAAAAGTTTTCCGTGCTTGCGCCGCGCGGCCGGCGCCGGACTCCCCGGCCGCCCATTCCGCCGCCGTTTCCGCTGGCGATGCTTTGCTCTAGCCTTCGCCGGCAGGGCAGGGAGGCAGAACCATGATGCCGCGAAGCATGTTTCCGGTCGGGCACGGCGCCGGGA from Roseomonas gilardii includes the following:
- the folE gene encoding GTP cyclohydrolase I FolE gives rise to the protein MISTPFPPYQEPDEPLPTQQDAENAIRTLLRWAGDNPGREGLLDTPKRVAKAYREWFAGYEEDPVELLQRSFEEVEGYDEMVVLRDIRLESTCEHHMAPIIGRAHVGYLPRGRVVGISKLARVVDAYGKRLQIQEKLTAQIANSIQDVLNPYGVAVVVEAAHQCMTTRGAHKPGVTMVTSRMLGAFRDQRSTRQEFLAMIGAPRATPII
- the apaG gene encoding Co2+/Mg2+ efflux protein ApaG; translation: MAGQDAYVAVTRGIRVSVRTYYLADQSSEEEGRYVWAYRVEIENGGRETVQLLKRSWLITDAMARTQRVHGDGVVGEQPILEPGESFEYTSGTPLPTPSGFMRGAYHMVATGSGENFDVEIPAFSLDSPEGRVILN
- a CDS encoding chalcone isomerase family protein — translated: MLLLTRRAGLSLLPLLALPLAALPLRAGAQQGPPPSLQAAGRRLVLNGTGRRRVFLFEAFRAALYLETPSHDAESILASRQVKLLILRYSRDIPRDRLVSGWEDGFRERCACAMPDDFRARLRDLREGEEETWLFLPDYVEIAYAGERPVRMNNPLGARMLSAFIGPKAQSSALSQGLLGLS
- a CDS encoding chorismate mutase, whose product is MTEAAPAILPELRSLRDSIDNIDAAIIHMLAERFRCTQRVGHLKAEHHLPPADPSREAEQVARLRRLAVDAKLDPEFAEKFLAFVVKEVIRHHEAVPRQTG
- a CDS encoding enoyl-CoA hydratase/isomerase family protein, which produces MSQGQMGNATGIATRIEGAAGVIQLDRPKALNALDQTMIDALAEALRRFGEDPSVRLVLLEGLGGRAFCAGGDIRLIRQSVLDGDGVAADHFFATEYALNGAIAAFPKPWVSLIDGICMGGGIGVSLHGSHRVVTEKALLAMPETAIGFFPDVGTSHCLPRLEGALGNWLGLTGARLRGAEAVEAGLATHFCPAEELPALRQALLQGDAEAAITAHTRPAPHGAVTTQAEAIYRCFAAGTVPHILEALEAEGTGWAAEQIATLRRMSPMSLCVTRELFRIGGGHDLATCLRTERALARRVIRQPDFAEGVRAVVVDKDQSPRWHPARIEEVEMEAVRALLAP
- a CDS encoding ABC transporter ATP-binding protein, with the translated sequence MTTHLVRFEDVEKRYDAGAPAVRGLNLSIRRGELLTLLGPSGSGKTTTLMMLAGFEQPSQGRILLDGKDIAHTPPHRRGIGVVFQSYALFPHMTVAENIAFPLEARGVARAEREARARRALETVRLPGLGDRRPAQLSGGQQQRVALARALVFEPPIVLLDEPLGALDKSLREEMQFEIRRLHRELGVTMMYVTHDQGEALVLSDRVAVFRGGRIRQLAPPRDIYDRPADAFVAGFVGENNSLPGHVLAMEMEEARIRLDCGVVVRATAAVGVGPGSRCIVAIRPERLAVAPMRAEEMGEDAVPARLEEIVFGGDHLRLRLSIGATGGGEGEGARAEVIAKRPATGVLPQPGGPAALAWDLSQAIAFPVE
- a CDS encoding NAD-dependent epimerase/dehydratase family protein — protein: MIRPGSDDPILAALRGRSVLVTGARGFIGSALCRALLEAGAEVHGTTRGEIPQDEDGEAAPLWWRCDPAVPGEIESLLRLTQPEIIFHMSAAVTGSRSAEAVLPTLRDNLVSTVNILLAAAGRGVERVVLAGSVEAHSAPDEAPRSPYAASKAAATAYARLFDSLYDMRCVDIRIAMTYGPGQRDASKLVPYVIEELRHGRAPHLGNGARLADWTYVDDIVGALVHAGVSKAALGRSIEVGTGVAHSVRDVVQKLVDLIDPSVEPVYGALPPRPHELETAVDTRPAWNLLNWVPRVTLDAGLRRTVEARLGHGLLRRNPRRMEWQPIGPRAALLPPNLLQG